One Glycine soja cultivar W05 chromosome 7, ASM419377v2, whole genome shotgun sequence genomic window, GAAGCTGAAAAATCAAGGGCTGTGGCTAAAGAAgcagaggaaaagcttgagcTCGTTCTGGTGGAGGCTGAAGAGGCAAAAGCAGCAGAACAAAGAGCCGTTAAGGAGATCAAGATTTTGTCTGAAGTGGGTAGAGTCCCGTACTCAAAATTCAATGGCAAGATCAAGATGTCAAATGAAGAGTTTGAGGCACTGAGAGCAAAGGCCAAGGAGTGTGAGGATTtggttgaaaagaaagaagcaatTGTGATGGCAGAGCTGCAGGAAATCTATGCAAGAAAGAATGAAGTGGACAGAAAGGTGGAAACTAATCTGAAGGCAATTGAGGAAACAAAGGCTGCAGAGGAGACGGCTTTGTGGAGTGCAGAGATGGCAGATTCTGCAAAAGTGGCAATTGAAAGTGAACTTAGGAGGTGGCGTCAATAACAAGAAAAGCTGATACCAGATGCTGCTTCTCAGAAATTGGAGCATTCTGCAGCACCAATCTCGTTGACCATCTAGAATAGAAGTCAAATCTTGAAGATGTAGATGGGAAAGGAAGTAACTTGGTTATTGTGTTGCCTTTCTGCCTTTATCTTGGAAGATGGGCCATCAACTCTTCCAGTATGCTTGGAAACTGTGTTGATATTTCCGTCTTTCAAAAACAAATGGAATGTGCAAATGCAATTTCTCATTGCCAACAACCTGCTTTTTTTCTTGTTCCTAGGGCCCTTAATTAACAACTCTCTGGCTCTTGTATATTCCAAGGAAAAACTAAGTAGCTGTTCTTTATGCACAATCACGCAAAGCTGAACAAGGTTTTCGAGTACAGGACATAAAGCATGCAATATTTCTCTTATGCCATTCAACAATGCtttaacataaattataatcttatatttgAACTGGTAAAGAAATATCAAGACCAAACATGCAAAAGATCAGGAGACAGGAAACACaaggataaaatattatatttaacattGATCTCTAGCATTGTGATACGATGTAAAGCTGGGATTTGCATTAAATTGACTAACCCTTAATTTCTCTTTTAACATACATAAACAACGCTAACTAATTCTTCCGAATCCTGATAAAAGTAATTCTGATGTGGAGTCCTTCTACATTGGTTGTACTAGCAAAAGATCTCTGATTTTGAGGTCTCCACAGTAGATCCTAAAAGAAAGTATCAGACACCATTTCCGTTCTCAAACTTATGTAACTCTGACTCTATAGTCTTGGCAATCTCAACTTCATCATCTGGAGGTACTGGAAAATCTACATGAAATGATCCCTGCTTGATGGGTTCAACAGCTTCACGGAGTCTGGCTTGCTGCTTGATGTGATTGTAGAGCTCTTGATGGAAGGGATGATCCAAGGAATAGCAATTTTCACTACCACTCTCAGAATGTCTGGATGATCCAGAGCCTTCTCTTCGACAGAAATGTGGTAGAGACGAGTAATCCATGATCTGACACcgaatttaatttgttaaagtCATTAATACAAAGTAAAAATAGATAATAGGTACCATAGAGTTGGccttcaatttttcaaaagaactatCATGAGCATACTAAaaggatagaaaataaaaagtggtTACTCattaaagaaaatgattttgattaaatcCATCAATTGAAGTACAACTAATATTATGCAAAAAATGCTTATAAAATTTTAGGAAACTTAAACAAGAATAAGTATGTTATGAAGTGACTGgtattttcttctaaaaacattttctaaatatgatattttgataggtacaacaattttaatcaaatgcatagataagatgaaaataataCAAACATTAAATCCAAGAgtagattttgtgaaaaattcatcctataaaatattatttattagagaTTGAATTATATACAGCCAACTTACATTACAGATCCACAGACTAATACAGCACTCTCCCCTAATTTTCTGTTATGTACTCCAATTCTGGAATatgcaataattttatttctacaATTTTTAACTGCTGTTGGTGTTTCTAGTAATTGATAGCCGTGTCTAGGAAGTTTGAAACATTTTCCAACTAGTTTCAAAGGCACCGTGAAGTGCAACTGTGTAAGGAGGGTAAGGGGCTTTATTGCAATGTAAAGTGCAAGCATGTGGTTGAAAGAAATGACAGAATTTTAAAGATAAGTTTATGGCACCACATGCTCTTATCTGAGGCAAAAAATTCCCCAAATCACATCTCTATACTGTTCTGCTAATGGCTTTTGTAAATGGGTCTCTTGTCTGGAAAGCAACCACTCAGTTTCGTTTTCCTAATGCACTTTTTCTGTTTGTGGTTTTGTATTGCATTCTTTATTGTTACCTTTAAAAGGAAAAGGTATCCTCTAATTTTGTGATGTTCTCTCCTATTATTAAATTAGTAGGTGCTCCTGGAGTATATGTTACCCACAACTGAGAACATAAAATTTAGcaattttttcttcatcatGGCATAATTTCAATTGTTGGGGTATGCACTTGAGGAGTCTTGTTCATGGACATGaggacaaaacaaaacaaaaaacttacaGTCAATAGCTCATCTCGTCCACAACCTGGTAACACCtgtatttttcttcttgtcCTCTCTTGTAAAAGTGGCTTCACAACCTGCTAATGCTGAGTGTTTAAACATGATGCTGATGTCTCAATAGGAACTCAACTGAAAGTgctatattaaatgaaaaatatcatACAGGAAGCGAAGTCATaaggtaatattttttatggtagaaATTTCTCACCTTCCAACAAGCAGAAAATATGTATGGAGCATTTACAATGTAATAAGTATTTGTCTTCTCAGGGTAGTTCAGATCATCAATGGATGATATAATAGTTAGCAACTGCATGAGCATGAGAAAATTAATGATATAGAATATACATAAAACAGATGCAGAAGAATTGAACATTTTCTGCTTTAAGTTTGGTTTCGTGTAGCAATCACAGTAAATGTTGACCCAAACGACAAATTGGAGTACAATTTTCAATCTTGTGTATGTTTGTACTTCTTTAAGACATGCTacacttttttttggtgaaatagATATGCTACAGTTTACTACTGATCATGATATGTTAATGATAATTTCCAAATGATCTCACACATGTTCACTATATCAACCCTATGCATCCATATTGTTTACcgttcaaatttaacttttaagaaCAGATTATCAATACATTCAATTCACAATTAATCATGGGTATGGCAATGCTGCCGGATCAAATAGCAGTATGAACTAAAAAGTACCTTAATCTGATTCAGGGCTGATAACTTCAGACCAGTCATGTCTAAAACCTTTATACAAGTGGTAATAGGTCGCCCCTGCTTCTTTGATGCAGAAGGCTACATACATATATGGGTCAAAACAGAAGGCCAGCAAAGCTCAAATGGTTAATGAAGAAGACTCTAAAGACTAATACTCACCAAGATTATACGCTCACGATATTCATTAATTTGAATGTGTGACTGCACATAATAATGAACCTGCAATcataaaaacacacaaaaaaaatgccAGAACGATATCAGAACACATAGCTTAAGAAAAACAGACAGTGCTTCACAGAGGCAACATCCCTTTACATTTTTTCCAATAATTAAACTTACAGATGCTTTGTCAAATGTGCTAAGCCCAACACCAATTGCAAAGACAGGCAGACCCTGGAAGGAAGGCAGAAcaagaagaataaaaatttaagaaaaatgaagaaaaaaaaatccaagtccTATCATATTAATCAATATCATTAAAAATGCACATGGTTATAAAGCCTAAGTTGCATTTTCTGATGAATAAATACTTTCACTTAAAGCACAACTATGATGAAATGGAATGAggaaaaaattatgtttgagaATGAGCACCTCTCTTGAGTAACCTGATAATCCTATGAGTTGTGAATCACGCACCGCTCTGTATAAATCAGCAGGAACAATTGGTTTCTGAAAAATGAATCACCAAACAGACATACTTGATGTTATAAATCACCAACTTCAAAATTTACTGCTAATGCAATTGTAAGATACATTATGTTgtcattattttcaaaacaacaaATGATACGAATATAATGGAGCAAGTCTCTCAATTATAGACAAGAAACAGActtaaattgataaagaaattgTGCAAAGGATCAGCATAATAAAAAACTTACAGATAATATATTGTCAATCTCATTTTGCACCCTCCAATTTAAACAGTCAACCAACTGAAACATAATACAGACGTCAAGTACACTATGTTGCATACAGTGGAGAACTTTTTGCAAGCAAGATATTCAACAAAAGGACACTTCAACCACATATATCTTACCATTTTATGTGCCTTGCAAGGATCCCAGTCCCTTGCTTTTAGAAACCGCATTAAAGTTTCGGTGACAAACCCTTGATGAACATTCTGGCAATTAAAGTTACGAAGTTCCAAAGGAGGGAAAAGGAGAAGCTATTAGTTTTGTAGaatcaaaatgccaaaaagtAATTTGTATACAcattaataaagtatttaaaatttagggCAGGAAGAGTTATTAGTTGGCAAATGCTAACCCATGATCTTATGGGTAGTATAATTTTACACATCCcaataaaatactttttctcCTTTTAGTTCCTTAATCAATGCTTAAGGATACCGTTAACAAGACCCTAATTAGTTTTCTAGTTAAGTACTCGTTAATTGATTTCTAAAAATTCCTAGTTTTCATCAAACCTCATAAGATATACTAGTTGGGTAATATCTTCAGTTATTAAATTTGTAGCACTCCCAAAACAGGAAGAagttgttagtattgtgttgaGAAGTACTAATATATACTTTACAAAATAGGTGAAAGCGTGAAACACAAGTTAGATTATATAGTTGAAAGAATATGATAAAGAGAATTGAAATCAGATCTCATTTGGGAGATATTACGTGTCAAATATCCCGCAACAGTAGAAGTTGGGAGTCTATAAAAAACAATCAGTGAAAGAAGATTTAGGAGAAGTATAAAAAATCCATTGAAGGTTTCTGATTGGGCAGCCCAGAACCCAACCCATACCATACATAATAGATGGGAATTGACACAGATCAACGTAGCGAAAtgaaggagagagaaaaagtaAGAGTTGAGTCAAAGAGCAAGATCgaatgaaaatgtaaaatgcTAACCTGAAACGTTGTTCGCAAAGGCTCCTCAACTACCATTGTTGCAGATTCAAAACaagcaacaaaaattaaaaagtgagagagagagagagagaagacaaaaacagaaaaggggagagagagagaaagacctTGGTCAATGAATGCCTGGAACTGCTTGATGGCATCCTGGGAACCAACCCCCATTTCTTGTTCTTCCTAAACAAACTCTCAACTtcactttcctttcttttcagtGTTGCTTTAAATGTGAAACACAAAACACCACACCTTgaagcaaaaggaagaagaggaggaagaggtttaaatatataataagaacaACAACAAGTACCAGAAAGAAGGAAACACCATAAATGAAGATTCAACAAAGGCGGGCCTATCTCCAAGTTCTTCACCTACAAATTCCAccctctttttttaatttctttttctcctaattatattaaaattcagtTATTAACCtccaatgtttttttcttttttctttatattattatcagATAGGAATagattgaaaatagaaaaacaaaaatggaagcTTCACAGTTCAGAATCTGATGAGAAAGTGAAAGTTGCTATACCAAAACACTTTTCAaactgtaaaaaataataatttattttggaataaatagttatttttgttttttaacgtGTAATTAGCTGAAAATCTCATtcctcaaatataaaaatataaatttattctcaagaggtaaaaaataataatttattttggaataaataattacttttgttttttaacGTGTAATTAACTGAAAATCTTGTTcctcaaacatgaaaatacaaaatttattttccaaagtgcaaaaaaatgtgacaaataTATTTGACCATTAATTTTTGTTCATTACCGTTAATAAATATAGTCTACGTTTCCGAAtaacatatttgtcatataatattttttttgacttttcgtctTTCCACTCTTTCGAATATCGATGActaaataataacttttattcttaaatgCGTAATTCGCTGAAAAATACGTTTCTAAAAATTTCCGTCCgttaccgttaataaaataatcaagattCGAAAAagtgaaatatgaaatatatttatctcttagggtaatttgaaaaaatttataatgattgacACATTgttataatgttttattttgataaacggGTATAATGCTTATTTTGGATAATATTTATTGTGATAGACAAATTAtgattgataattaatattatcattattattatgtttgttttaaattatgtttgttaatattttttttaagtgattattataATGCTAAGCTTTTAacgataaaaaataacaaaaattgatcttaaaattatattttatctttaaataaaacgaAATTCAATTCTATcaaattagtccaatagaaatatattaatatttaagtctaataaaaaattattgacattttcatccaataataataatttattaacattttttgtcCAATAGAACTTACTCATATCTAAGTCAAAACAATGAGTGACATTTCCCTCGAATAAGAAATATATTGACATTTCcgtttaacaaaaattattgatatttacgtccaaaaatgatatcttattgatatttttgtccAATTTAATTAGCATGATCACATTGACAATCAtttgaatgataaatttatccttttgtgtcatgtagactattttattaatcacAACGAACAAAAGTTAACGACCGACTATATTTATCAcacttcttatattttttagaactaaaaattaaattttctattttcataattaagaaTCCATTTGTTAACAAATTACAtgtttaaaagataaaagtgactatttattGTTTAGTGTTTGGAGAATTTATTCTTAGATTATTTATTAGTTAGTTACAATTACAATTGTTGACAAGTCATTGCACCGTTGATTTTCAGGGACCCACTGCCTCGATCTGTTTTCAGCCGTCAAATTTTAGATTTCATGTGTTTCTGAGTGTTTTGTGTGTGTGAGAACATGGAACAAGACTTTAATGACGGCAACTACAATAGAAAGATCAAATTTTGatatcttaatatattttttaaaattttttacaatattatatcacttttaagattttttattccaataataaatctaattttaaaatctcAAATCATGTTGGTAGGTCCTACAAGAATatgcaaattaattttatagaaaaaagtaaaaaattattattttttaaataaatgtatatcttgacattttttttaataagaattagATCTTCAAGTAAATATCTAACATCTTagtctaataataaatattaacaagATGATTAAGTATCTATTATtatagaattataaaatataataaaatagaaccaacattttaagaataatattttattatattttttatacttggatatatatttttaaaagctataacattaattttttttactttatataatagctttcaaaatattaactatttatactctaaattaatattttttaattttaatttttatataattcaacTCTATACAAGTATTATTTTTAcagttatatttaaatttatttaaagattttttttaaaaagtagtcaaaaaaatgttttcccTTTTAgtttaaggaaaaataataaaaaacatgaaaGGTTACTTTCAGCGAATAAAAGATATAACAAGTTAAAGGCCTTTTCGTAGCTACGAGTCGTCTTCTAATATGTTGTTGCAAACTGGATGCTTGCTCGACCTCCAACAATAGCATGCGTTGGCTACTTGGCTAGTAAAGAACAAGTGATTGTATGATCAATCCCCACCAACCAATTCAGTGACTAGTTAGAATCATGCACTATTGTCAAATTaacaacacaataaaaaaaggtTATAGTACGGATGCACTTAAAAAGAAAAGGCCAACTAAAAACACGTTATAAGATAGCTCTACACCATCTAACACTGCCTTTATTTTTACGGAAAACTCTCTTTTTTGGTCGCGAAAGAGAAtgaattctttatatatatacttgataaattttatttttatggaaataaaaaaaaaccatacacaTAAAAATTTTATACGTGTAAAACCTCAGTGCTCACACGAAACGATCAATTCCGACAGCGGTTctatatttgaattatttattaatgagCGTGTTTAGTTTTATGGGGAATAAtgcaaattgattttgattggaGTCAAACTTGTTTGTTTTAAAGGTGcttatatttagtttttttttttgctgagttATTGCTAACTAAAATGAATTTTGTCTCAAAATCTCAATTCaaccaaaaattataaaaattaaattttatgttggGTTGAAAGATTTAcactaaattttataacaaatttattttaaaaatagaaatatgtaaacataaatcattttatttaaaaattattttaaatcaaaataaattttactacaattttttatttaaaattaatttgtaaacatTAATCCAATCACTCACTTACAGGGGTGGAAATAGACTAGACCAGACTTTGAAAGGCCTAAGCCTAGCTTCTTTGAGGGGCATGATCCTTTTTTTAAGTCTTATTCACAATAAATATTCTATGGGATAGGAACataataggaaagttaaaaaaaaggaaattcaatcaaaataataatgagaaatataaaagTGTACATGACTGACTTGTAATTAAAGTCCTTAATTATAGGAATATAAGTTATGGAGCACTAATGTGTAATAAAAGtctgataatttaaaaaaaaattaattgtatctaaaaaataatattataggcCAGTCTATCaggtttataaaattttttaataagcctagacttatcaatttaatttaatagacttTCAAAAAAGTGTGACCCtaccattttaattaaatatgtcaGTTCAAGTCAGGTTTTATATACGCCAGATCGTAAGTCCCAAATCCCTATAGACCGGCTTACCCTATTCTCACCCCTAGTCAATTATTCCCATCCCTACTCACTTATTACCCATAAATACACACGCAAACACTATTAATTTGT contains:
- the LOC114420247 gene encoding phosphatidylinositol/phosphatidylcholine transfer protein SFH2, translating into MGVGSQDAIKQFQAFIDQVEEPLRTTFQNVHQGFVTETLMRFLKARDWDPCKAHKMLVDCLNWRVQNEIDNILSKPIVPADLYRAVRDSQLIGLSGYSREGLPVFAIGVGLSTFDKASVHYYVQSHIQINEYRERIILPSASKKQGRPITTCIKVLDMTGLKLSALNQIKLLTIISSIDDLNYPEKTNTYYIVNAPYIFSACWKVVKPLLQERTRRKIQVLPGCGRDELLTIMDYSSLPHFCRREGSGSSRHSESGSENCYSLDHPFHQELYNHIKQQARLREAVEPIKQGSFHVDFPVPPDDEVEIAKTIESELHKFENGNGV